ACAACCATCACCATCATCAGCAAAGATCCGACGATAAACACTTTATACTTTCCAAAATTATCGCTTGCCTTACCAATCATCGGACCGATTACGATCGCACAGATTCCAGAAATCAAATAAATGATAGGAAGCTGAGCCATCGAGATTCCCAAGTTATTCACCGTATAGGCACTTGAAAACGGCATCAGCATAAAGCCTCCCGTCGTCAAAAGAGCCATGGTCACATAAGCCAAAAGATACTGTGGTGTCTTCACTGTTTCTGTCAGATGACGTAAAGGACTGCGCTCAGCTTGCAAGTGCAAGTGACCATCCACGGGCTTAAGATACATCCAAATTAAAACACCTGCGACAGATCCAAAGACAACAATCATTAGAAACGGCGCGTGCCATCCCCACAAGTTAGACAAATAAAGTCCGGCAGGAATTCCCAAAATTTGGCTCGCAGCAAACGCTGTTTGCATTAAGCCCATCACGCGACCGCGCAATTCATATTCAAATAAATCCGTAGCGATGGCTCCGCAGATCGCGCCCAAAACTCCACCGAAAAGTCCTGTGACCATGCGAGCGGCAAGCAGCATATGGAAATTGGGGGCCAAGCCGCAGAATAAAGTTCCTAAGATAAATCCGACATAGAAAAACAAAAGTAATTTTTTTCGGTCATAGCGATCGGCAAACCCCGCCGCTAAAAATCCAGAAATCCCCGCACTCACCGCATACACCGAAACCACCAACCCAAACTGTGTCGGACTGATTTTCAATGCCGGCATCAAAGCCGCCCCTAACGGAGACAAAATCATAAAATCTAAAATAACCGTGAACTGAAGAAACGTTAGAATGGCAATCACTGCTTTTTGATAACTTGTGAACTTCACAAAAACCTCGTTTTACTAAAGATGATTTTTAAATAAATCGAAGTGAGAAGCTCTTTGGGATCAAGGCGCCTTCGCAACACCTCAGCTAAGACTAACGAAGCGCTGTGATGAATGCAAATACTTTGGACAGCCCAGTGACACTCTTCCGAAATCGTTCTCCGTTTGAGAATCTCATCTTGAGACACCGCCGGGTTAAATTTCGATAATCACTGATCTTTTGTGATCTTTTCGAACTTGAACGCTCCTTGCAATACCTCCTGGTATGAAGATTTTGAAGATATACAAACCATTCGTAGCGGGTCTTTTAGGCACGATGCTCCTTGCCGGATTTACCGGAAAGGAAAAATACGTTGAGCTTGAAAGCTATCTTAACGGGCGCACTTCAGCGTCGTTTACGGCAAGCTCCAATAATATTGCAGAGACTTTGCAAGCAGGAACTCGCGGCGAGATCCTCGAGTATAAAAAACTTCCTTCGGGTAATTATGGTTTGCGTATCAAGGTGCTTAACGGCAACCATGCCAATAGCGTCTTTTGGGTCTACCATAAACTCAGTGATTCTGATTTAGCTCTTTATGAAACAGTTCCTCAAGGTTGGGGCAAATCCCGCGCGGTGGCTTCTGTTGAAAAAGCCCGCGGAGTTCAAACAACTCGCGACACGCAAGCTCGCACGGATTCGGGTCGCACAGCGGTGGAATTGATTGGTCAATCTAATAAGTCTTTAAAAACTGCAGGCGAACCAGCCTGTGTGAATTGCTCGATTTCTCCGGTGGCGGGACAGCGCTCACTGCTTCGCCCTCCAACAACTCGTGGGATGTCGAAAGCATGTTCTAATTTGATGAATGCCGAAGGCGAACTCGGTCCTCAAGGACAAAGTGTTTTTTCTATCATGGCTGAGTCTAAATACGCAGGTTACTTCACAGCGAATAATGCCCTAGGAAGTTTCTGCCCGAAGTTCAATACTCTTTCTAAGTCACAAAAACTTCACGCTTGGACTTGGTTCTGGACAGCCTTGGCAAAAGAAGAATCCAGTTGCAACCTAACACAGAAACATGGCACGACTTACAGAGACAAAGCCGGCAACTTGCGTGTCTTGAATCCTCGCGAAGGTTACGGCATGTGGGCTCTTGAAAGAGACCGCAACGTGCGCGCATGGCGCGGAGCTGCTTGCAGCAACATCGGAACAGCCGAAGGCCAGGCACGATGCTCTATCGACATTATGATGCAAACACAGTTATCTAAAGGAAGAACGGCCGGAGTCAATTCGATGAGTTATTGGGGACCAGTTCGTCGCGGTAACACTCAATTGATGCCACACATGAGGAGACTAAGCTTATGTTTCTAAATATCAGAACTACTTTAGCAGTCGCTTTAACGTTCCTTAGTTTTTCAGCTCACGCGCAAAAAGCCGCTTTCTTGGAAGCGGGAAAATACCAACTGACTTCGGGAGAGAAGGCTCTGTGCAGAAGTCTTTCGATTTCTGAAAGTGATTTGCAGGCAAAGCGTTTGTCCATCGGTGGCCTTTATGATTTCGAAGTAGGAAATTCAATCCACAATATCGAATCCGACATCGATCCTGATTGTGAGTTCAGAGAACAAAACCGCGTGCAAAACCGCAGCAACGACACTTTGTTGGTTCGTATCAATGAAGAGTATTGCAAAGGGACATTGCGCTCTAAAACAGTTTCAGCCGCTGTTATCACTCCAAACGAAATTCAAATCCGTCATCAAGTGGACGGGGCTGAGGTAAACTGCGTTTGGCAAAAATAGATTTTAATATTGAAGGGCTTAAAGAGAAAAGCCCTTCATCAGTTTTGCGGCAATCGGATTATCAATCTTTCTATCTGCCGCCATCAACCAGATCTCTTCATAGACTCCTTTGAGAGTCCCTAAAACCACGAGCTTTTTTTCTTTCAATAAATCCGACGCTGCGACCTCCGCAATGGGAATAAGTCCGACCCCTTCCGCGCCTAAAAGCTTTTGCAAGCTTGTATCTTGAGTCTCAGCGATTCTATCCACACGAATATCATTCACTAAGAAATAATGATCGAGATCTCGACGTAAT
This region of Bdellovibrio sp. BCCA genomic DNA includes:
- a CDS encoding MFS transporter, producing MKFTSYQKAVIAILTFLQFTVILDFMILSPLGAALMPALKISPTQFGLVVSVYAVSAGISGFLAAGFADRYDRKKLLLFFYVGFILGTLFCGLAPNFHMLLAARMVTGLFGGVLGAICGAIATDLFEYELRGRVMGLMQTAFAASQILGIPAGLYLSNLWGWHAPFLMIVVFGSVAGVLIWMYLKPVDGHLHLQAERSPLRHLTETVKTPQYLLAYVTMALLTTGGFMLMPFSSAYTVNNLGISMAQLPIIYLISGICAIVIGPMIGKASDNFGKYKVFIVGSLLMMVMVVIYTNLGITPLPMVILINAIMFLGVFSRMIPAQTLMSAIPSPANRGAFMSVSSSIQSVSGGIASVIAGLIVVEGANGSIEHFDTLGYIIVGVICVTLSMMYMINKNVAMKVEAKP